Proteins encoded within one genomic window of Oncorhynchus tshawytscha isolate Ot180627B linkage group LG02, Otsh_v2.0, whole genome shotgun sequence:
- the LOC112215023 gene encoding caveolin-3, with product MTVTMADINNGYEQKFQTDRHHKEIDLINRDPKQVNEDVVKVDFEDVIAEPDGTHSLDGVWKASYTTFTVSKYWCYRILSAILGIPMALLWGFLFACLSFCHIWAVVPCIKSCMIESQCFSRIYSLAIHIFCDPLFEALGKIFSSVRVVLQKDV from the exons ATGACCGTGACCATGGCTGACATCAACAACGGTTATGAACAGAAGTTCCAGACGGACAGACATCATAAAGAGATTGACCTGATCAACAGAGACCCCAAGCAAGTCAACGAGGATGTAGTGAAG GTGGACTTTGAGGACGTGATCGCTGAGCCTGACGGGACTCACAGTCTGGACGGGGTGTGGAAGGCCAGTTACACCACCTTCACTGTGTCCAAATACTGGTGCTACCGTATCCTGTCTGCCATTTTGGGGATCCCCATGGCTCTACTGTGGGGCTTCCTATTTGCCTGCCTCTCCTTCTGCCACATCTGGGCTGTGGTGCCGTGCATTAAGAGTTGCATGATAGAGTCCCAGTGTTTCAGCCGTATCTACTCCCTGGCCATACACATCTTCTGCGACCCGCTATTTGAAGCCCTGGGAAAGATATTCTCAAGTGTTCGGGTGGTGCTACAGAAGGATGTGTAA